GCGGATGGTGCCGCCACAGGCACGTTCCCCGCTCTCCACGACCCCGGGTGGTGGCGTGAAGCGTTCTTCCGCTACTTCGGGTGTGACATCAGACGCTTGCCCCGGATTTGAGCCCCCGGATGCCTGGTTTCGTCCCTGTTTGGGTGTTTGCAGGGGAATGACGGGCGCCTAGCGTGGGGCCGCCGGTCTTTCTGGCCTGGCCCGCGTCACCATGGCGTGCTGCGGCAATCCCTGATGAAGGTGCTGTGATGAAAACGATCATGCTGGGTGTGGTCACCGTGGTGTTGGCGATGGTCGCAGGCCCGACCTGGGCCGCGGCAGGAAAGGGGATGACCTGGGGCAAATACAGCCACGACGTGACGACCGGTACCGACCTGGTCGGTTGCGGTGGCGTGTGCAATCCGTATGTTGGTGACACGCAGTGCCGCACCCTGCTGCCGATCCTGTGCGTGCGAATTGATGGCTCGCCCAATCCGGGCGTCGCGGCCGATTTCTACCACGGGTGGCGCGAGGGCCACATCACCACGACCATGCCGTTGGCGGGCACGGCATTGACGAGCCAGGCCGTCGCCGACCAGATCTGCGCGGCCACGTTTGGAACCGGATGGGTGATGGCCGAGCATCACCACCCCACCGGTGGTGGCGGCTGGAGCTGGTATGCCTTCGGCAATATCCGGCAGGACACGCGCTTCTGGACGCGGATCCAGAACCAGCCGGGCAATTGCTGGGATCCGTGATGCATCCGCATCGGCAGTCTGACGCGAGCTGTCGGACGTTCGCGGCTGTTTCCTCTCCGCCGGCGCGCGCCGGCGGAGTTTTGGCCGTCTTTACGGCTGGAAGCCGTCGGCGAAGAGCTTGTCCGATGGCCGCGAGCTGAGAACGACATCACCGAACGTGCTGATATTGGCCTTGATGATCATGTGGCCATCTGCTCCGATCCAGCCGTCAAAGCCGCGGCTGAAATCCGCGCCCTCATCGGGCAGGTCGAAGCTGTTCACCGTGGCGGAGACGACGCCCGCGGTCGTCGGCACGGGAACGGACTGCCCCTGCTCAAGGATGCGCCGTGGTGCGCGACCGTGCTCGAGCAGCCAGATGGCGGGCACGTTGCCGGGATCGGTCCTGGCTTCCAGGATGACGTCGCCATTGGCCAGCACCGCGTTTGCCCCGAAGCTGCGCCAGGTGCGGCCCGGTTCCGGGGCCAGTGCGCCGGACTGGCCGATGAGCGCGACCGGCTCCGGCGCCATGCCGTCACCCACGCGCCACACGCCCTGGACTTCGGTGTTGCTGGTGGTCAAGACGCTGCCACCGAATGCCGCATAGCGGCCCGCGGTGCTCAGCGAGGTGGTCTGGAAACTCCGCCAGGTGGAACCTTCCCAGTGCGGGCCAAAGGTGTCGGTGAGCCCCTGGCCGACGATCGGGCGGTTGATGGCACCGTCGTGCCGGAACAGGCCGTAGCGGCCTTCGACGACGCCGGGTATCCGGTAGATCGCAAAGAACGTGAACGTGCCGGGCGTCGCGGGGTAGGGGCGGAAAAGGCCTGAGAAATAGGCATCGGCGAGGCCGACAGAAGGACCGCGCGTGCCCACTTCGTTCTCCATGGCAATGGCCCGGGGCGCGCCGTGGCAGATTTCCCAGATGCCGCTGCGCGCACCGGTGATGTCGAAAATGCCATAGACGCGGCCGCTGGCCGTTACGGTCAGGTCCCAGGGGGCCCAGTGGGACATGAACTTGTCATTGGTGCCGAGGTTGGGACCCAACGCGTCGGTACTATCCGAACGAACGCAGGGAACATTGCCCTGTCCGGGGACATGCCGGGTGACAAGGGCGGTCGAGCCGGCAGTCGCGTGCCTGGCGTTACCGTGGATCAGCGCGCCGCCACCGGGCAGTCCGCGCGTGTGGACGAAGTTGGAGGCGTCCGTGTAGGTCCAGCCCGCACCGAGGCCCGGGCCGAGCGTCGAGTCGGTCTTGGTGCGGACGATCTCGGTGTTTTTCACCGTATCCCAGCGCCACAGGCCGAAGGTGAGGGTGTCGGGGATTGCCGCATCACCGGCGCGTGCGAGAAAGATGCGCTGGCCGTCCGCGGCTGTGTCGATCTCGCCGGTGGCGTCGGTGAATACGTGATGGGCTTCGCCCCCTGTCCGGCCAGGCCCTTGCGGGCCAGTGACGCCGAACTGCGCGTAGCGCGTGAGGATGCCCTGGCGACTGGCCCAGTTCCCGTTGAGGCCGGACTGGGTGAGGCGGACAAGGAATCCAAGCTGTCCGGCCCCCGCGTCGCCGAGGCGGTACTCGGACAGATTGCGGTGGGTATTGTCAGGCAGGCCGGCGAGGAGGACGCGCCCATCCGGCGCGGCGACGATGCGCCAATCCACTGCCTGGGCGTTGGTCAGTGAAACGGGAAGGAAGATCCCGGCGAGGGCGGCGAATACTACGGTCCTTGTCAGCATGATTCTCCCCTGTGGCGACTGCGCGGGCCTGCGGCCCTGTTGTTCGGATCCCTGGGACGCGGACGCTGGTAACGTCAGTCCGACGGAGGGAATTGGCAAGTGTAGCGGCTGGGGACAGGCAAGGCTGTGCGCCGCAACGCATCTTTGCTTTCCGGCCGGCATGGCTCGCGCGCCCTCCGTGACGAATCGCTGCGAACGGGTTCCAAGGAACTGGCCCGATAACGGCACCACCGTGTGCTTTTCGATCGATAGCAGAGTAGAGGGCGGTGCTGCTTCAGGCCGCTACGTTCGGAGCGACAAATTGCCGCAGTGGTTCCGGTGCCGACATTCGGATCTGGCGCCCGCATGGGCGCGGTGTTGTCTAGCACCGCTAGCAACTTTTCGCGCGTTTTGACAATTTTCAACGGGGCTGCAGATGTTCCATGGCAGCTGCATGGCCAAATCAGATTTCGCGATTAGATACTGCGACGTATATGACTACCATGACCTCGCCCGCAGACGGGCTGCTCCTGCCGGATCAGCCGCTTTGTTTCTGCGCAACGCGAACGGAAAACGCGGCCGGCAGGGCATTCTTCTAGCCATGGAAGTCATACCGATGAAACGTAATACGATGTTGCTGGCCGCTGCCAGCCTGATCCTGATTCCCGCCTTCTCCGCGATGGCTGCCAGCCCGCGTCCGACCTGGATCAAGTTCACCCCGGACAAAGTGGTCGCCGGTGGCGAAGTCCGCCTGGAATGGTCCTCGCCGTCCGCTCCCTACGGCTGCTCGATCTCGGGTGTTCCGGGCGTCGGCGGCGTGCCGACCTCGGGCTCGCGCACGGTGACGGCCACCACCGACCTCAACGCGCTGCTCACCTGCGATTACCACGGAACGCAGGCTTCGGCCTCGCTGCAGATCGTCGCGGTCAGCCCGAAGCCGACCGTCACCGCGCACTTCGCGCCCGAATCCATCGCTGCCGGCCAGTGGACCAATCTGTCCTGGTTCGCCCAGTACGCCACCTCCTGCAGCGCTGACAACGGCGTGAACATTTCTGGTACGTCGGGCCTGTACTCGATGAATCCGCGCCAGAACACCACGGTCACGGTGACCTGTACCGGTCCGGGCGGCGTGGCGTCGGCCACGGCGAACCTGGCTGTGGTCAACGTGTTCTCGCCGTCGGTTGCCGTGTGGGCGTCGCCGTCCGTGCTGGCGGCTGCAGACTACTCGCTGATCTCGTTCTACTCGCAGAACGCCACCAGCTGCGATCGCGGCGGTACCTTCGGATCGTTCTACGAATATTTCAGCCAGAGCGGCAATGTGTCGGTGCAGTGCTGGGGCCCGGGTGGTACGTCGACGGCGTTCACCAGCGTGACCGTGCAGGGCGCCCGCGCCAAGCAGGCCGGTGAAGTGGCCTCGCTGGAACTGGCGGCGCTCGGCCTGGATACCTCGCTGCTGCGCGCCCGCCGTGCGGACCTCAACCGTGACGGTTTCGCCGACGTCATCGCCGTTGACGCCAAGGCCCGCCAGGCCCACATCATCCTGGGCGGTTCGAAGGGCAAGCTGGACGTCGTTCGCACCATCGACGGCATCGACAGCCTCGACGCGATCGAGTCGGTGAGCTTCCCGGCTAACGGTGACGCGCAGGCCATCTCGGTCAAGCTGGCCCGTTAATCGTTGCTGATACACCGCTGAAACAGGAGCGTCGGCATCCTGCCGGCGCTCCTCGGGCGGAGGTATCCATTGCTTTATAAACAGTAGCGTGATGGCGCTCCTGCGCCGTGCGCGCTATGCCTGCCGTGTTTGTTGCTTGGCGGCTTCCACCAGGTCGCAGAATACCGCCCGCCACAGTTGCCGGTCGGTGATGCCAAGGGCCTGGGTCCAGTAGTGCTCGTCGTGTTCCGCATCCACTACGATGCGTTCGTCATCCGGCTTTG
This genomic stretch from Tahibacter amnicola harbors:
- a CDS encoding DUF3606 domain-containing protein, whose amino-acid sequence is MADPSLDTAKPDDERIVVDAEHDEHYWTQALGITDRQLWRAVFCDLVEAAKQQTRQA